From Levilactobacillus zymae, a single genomic window includes:
- a CDS encoding SRPBCC family protein encodes MTNRLFRLTIMVPATVTQVRQLLLTPDRLPQWNPGIGTLTVRPNGWVITRSVPALNRYEILTVTATTRQVVYHSTAGRLTYQLRFDLTPRGTRTQITEELVPTTSAVRGLPLTLLMANARSAFQANLQNLAALMTRTAR; translated from the coding sequence ATGACAAATCGTTTATTCCGTCTGACAATCATGGTGCCCGCGACAGTGACACAGGTGCGTCAGCTATTACTCACGCCTGACCGACTACCACAATGGAATCCGGGGATTGGGACCCTGACGGTGCGCCCCAACGGGTGGGTAATTACGCGTTCGGTTCCCGCCCTGAACCGGTACGAAATTCTGACCGTAACCGCTACGACGCGGCAGGTCGTGTACCACAGCACCGCAGGCCGCTTGACCTACCAACTGCGGTTCGATTTAACCCCACGGGGGACCCGGACGCAAATCACCGAAGAGCTAGTGCCAACGACTTCGGCCGTCAGGGGATTACCTCTGACGCTCTTAATGGCCAACGCTAGATCCGCTTTTCAGGCAAACCTGCAGAATTTAGCGGCGTTGATGACCAGGACGGCGCGCTAA
- the pepI gene encoding proline iminopeptidase — protein MKIQEGYMPFHGFKTYYRIVGEPNPDKAPLLLLHGGPGSSHNYFELLDDYANTGRQLIMYDQVGCGKSSLPEDEGVYVKETWAEELVALRQYLHLDQVHMLGQSWGGMLEMLYLTNYSQAGVKSVMIDGSPASIKLWTQEQHRLISYLSYEDREAIAEAERTGHFDGPKYLAANDRYMERYCWDDPDENSPEPLRRPTNGQRASRIAEGPNEFTENGTISDFELTDQLHKIHVPVLVTNGTDDLCTPLIAKSVYDHIPGAKWHLFANSRHLALLDQHDEFIQVLDQWLTTND, from the coding sequence ATGAAGATTCAAGAAGGCTACATGCCGTTCCACGGATTTAAGACGTACTACCGGATTGTGGGGGAACCCAATCCCGATAAGGCACCGCTGCTCCTGCTCCATGGCGGGCCGGGATCGTCGCATAACTACTTCGAACTGCTGGACGATTACGCCAACACCGGTCGCCAACTGATCATGTACGACCAAGTCGGTTGCGGTAAGTCCTCGTTACCGGAAGATGAGGGCGTCTACGTCAAGGAAACCTGGGCCGAAGAGTTAGTGGCGTTGCGCCAATACCTGCACCTGGACCAGGTCCACATGTTAGGCCAGTCCTGGGGCGGGATGCTCGAAATGCTATACCTGACCAACTACAGTCAAGCCGGGGTCAAGAGCGTCATGATCGACGGCTCGCCCGCGTCCATCAAGTTGTGGACCCAAGAACAACACCGGTTGATTTCCTACCTGAGTTACGAAGACCGCGAAGCCATCGCCGAGGCCGAACGGACCGGCCACTTCGACGGTCCCAAGTATTTAGCGGCCAACGACCGTTACATGGAACGGTACTGTTGGGACGATCCCGATGAAAACTCACCGGAACCCCTCCGGCGGCCGACGAACGGTCAGCGGGCCAGTCGCATTGCCGAGGGTCCCAACGAGTTTACCGAAAACGGGACCATCAGTGACTTTGAATTAACCGACCAGCTCCATAAGATCCACGTGCCGGTGCTGGTGACCAACGGGACCGACGATCTGTGCACGCCACTAATTGCTAAGTCCGTGTACGACCACATTCCGGGGGCCAAGTGGCATCTCTTTGCCAACAGTCGGCACCTGGCCTTGCTGGACCAGCATGATGAGTTTATCCAGGTCTTGGACCAGTGGTTGACCACTAACGATTAG
- the dnaG gene encoding DNA primase gives MAKIPEDVIETVRTATNIADVVGQYVQLKKSGKNLFGLCPFHEERTPSFSVSEDKQIFHCFSCGRGGNVFKFLMELEHVSFREAVVKVADFSHVDLDTEYREEANAPAVDSKTGQLIELHEQAAKLYHHILVNTEMGQPALDYLHQRGLTDDTIEQYQLGFAPEQRLLKPFFDQRQADYQLLRQSGLFIENTQGELRDRFTERVMFPLRNASGHVAAFSGRVLKKTEDQPKYLNSPETALFTKSRLLFNFDLARPAIRQAGEVTLFEGYMDVISAAQAGVHNGIASMGTSLTTEQIYAIERTTDKINVCYDGDTPGQRATQRAIGLLQQHSHLQISVIQLPEGQDPDEYRRAHGDEAFQQVMQSAKETPIRFQLRYLRRDRALDTDSERLAYLNDVMPLLAQVNEPVALDLYLNQLADEFHLDKSALVAQLKQVQQSTAAQQERQHVATPAPLTAPATVHQQRRPLTRLERAERQLLYWLLHDRNVWTKVSQVPGFCFVHDDYQVIYTLAQGYFQTHQAYQSAQFTDFIQEERLQQLVIELESTISLAAVTPREIDDYLKVIMDEAPLDAQLRAKKRALTEASRLGDAAQQRQLVIEIVQLEQQRQANKQV, from the coding sequence ATGGCGAAGATTCCGGAAGACGTCATTGAAACCGTCCGTACTGCGACCAACATTGCTGATGTGGTTGGTCAGTATGTTCAGTTAAAGAAGTCCGGGAAAAATCTCTTTGGTTTGTGTCCCTTTCACGAGGAACGAACACCATCTTTTTCTGTTTCGGAAGATAAGCAGATTTTTCACTGCTTTAGCTGTGGACGGGGCGGTAACGTTTTTAAGTTTTTGATGGAACTGGAGCATGTGAGCTTTCGGGAGGCCGTGGTTAAGGTCGCCGATTTTAGTCACGTTGATCTCGATACTGAATACCGAGAAGAAGCCAATGCACCGGCCGTAGATTCCAAGACCGGGCAACTGATTGAACTGCACGAACAGGCGGCGAAGTTGTACCACCATATCTTGGTGAATACGGAGATGGGACAGCCAGCGTTAGATTACCTGCATCAGCGGGGATTAACGGACGACACCATTGAGCAATATCAGTTGGGATTTGCGCCGGAGCAACGGTTGTTAAAACCGTTCTTTGATCAACGGCAGGCGGATTATCAGCTGTTACGCCAAAGTGGGCTTTTCATTGAAAATACGCAGGGGGAATTACGCGACCGGTTTACCGAGCGGGTGATGTTTCCGCTGCGCAATGCGAGCGGTCACGTGGCAGCCTTTTCCGGACGGGTGTTGAAGAAGACCGAGGATCAGCCCAAGTACTTGAACAGTCCCGAAACGGCACTCTTTACCAAGAGTCGGTTACTCTTCAACTTTGATTTGGCCCGACCGGCCATTCGCCAAGCTGGCGAAGTCACGTTATTTGAAGGGTATATGGATGTGATTTCGGCGGCCCAAGCGGGGGTGCACAACGGGATTGCTTCGATGGGGACCAGTTTGACCACCGAACAGATCTACGCGATTGAACGCACCACGGATAAGATTAACGTCTGTTACGACGGCGATACGCCGGGGCAACGGGCGACGCAGCGGGCCATTGGTCTGTTACAGCAGCACAGTCACCTGCAGATTAGTGTTATTCAGTTACCCGAGGGTCAAGACCCGGACGAATACCGGCGCGCGCACGGTGACGAGGCCTTTCAACAAGTGATGCAAAGTGCCAAGGAAACGCCCATCCGCTTTCAGTTGCGGTATTTACGGCGTGACCGGGCCTTGGACACCGACAGTGAACGGCTGGCTTACCTCAACGACGTGATGCCGTTACTCGCGCAGGTCAACGAACCGGTGGCGTTAGACCTATATCTGAATCAGCTGGCCGATGAGTTCCACTTAGATAAGTCGGCACTGGTCGCCCAGTTGAAGCAGGTACAACAAAGCACCGCGGCCCAACAGGAACGGCAACACGTTGCGACACCGGCACCCTTAACGGCACCCGCCACCGTGCACCAACAACGGCGGCCGCTGACACGGCTAGAACGGGCGGAACGGCAATTACTGTATTGGTTGTTGCACGACCGCAACGTCTGGACCAAGGTTAGCCAGGTTCCCGGTTTTTGTTTCGTGCACGACGATTATCAAGTGATTTACACCCTGGCCCAGGGTTATTTTCAAACACACCAAGCGTACCAAAGTGCCCAGTTTACCGATTTCATTCAGGAAGAACGACTCCAGCAATTGGTAATTGAACTGGAATCGACCATTTCTTTAGCGGCGGTCACCCCGCGAGAAATTGATGACTATTTGAAGGTCATTATGGATGAGGCCCCGTTAGATGCGCAGCTTCGCGCGAAGAAACGTGCACTAACGGAGGCATCGCGACTGGGCGATGCGGCCCAACAGCGCCAACTCGTTATCGAGATTGTGCAGTTGGAGCAACAACGACAGGCAAACAAACAAGTTTAG